The proteins below come from a single Drosophila busckii strain San Diego stock center, stock number 13000-0081.31 chromosome X, ASM1175060v1, whole genome shotgun sequence genomic window:
- the LOC108605148 gene encoding interferon regulatory factor 2-binding protein-like A, with translation MSLQTKRQHCYLCDLPRMPWAMINDFSEAVCRGCVNYEGADRIEVVLDAARQMKRLHPSSKRAHENGEVVVLQQQLNATLRGLPSSASAGSSSSAGGASNSASGQAPLSLSHHHAAAVAAAYQLPRIGPPPPPQQQQQQQQQQQNAGGGGASLMDFPVKLETPPDVRPVRIAHMAPHHMPPSAAQRSSSNNVTQPPGSGGGGGGSTLLPALSVNLKRPPPEDIDVDPQQPHGPPHGVGVGVSVAELSAGSSGGNNGPSNVKRSALDDPNGVRPPLTRGESLPAAVSYVPERQLSLREKQQPVRAPSFDAATFKAGEHLSPASRRNGSSPPSGQLPPRSVHSPNSSGSSSGRRSSGSRHVSSTTVTSSEVGGSAAAAAAAAGLGAGSGASGGANNSQLSSAPAAAGNGSSGAGGSLPPNPNSLASDGGSAGGAGGPSGSNGSGTVGSGPGSSGSQGTPGSGGGGGASGGAGLSGAPGSSAAPNSAAAAAAAAAQNATLKCTLCQERLEDTHFVQCPSVNIHKFCFPCSRESIKRQNGLGNEVYCPSGERCPLANSTIPWAFMQGEITTILGEEVKVKKERES, from the exons ATGTCGCTGCAAACGAAACGTCAGCATTGCTATCTATGCGATTTGCCCCGCATGCCCTGGGCCATGATCAATGATTTCTCGGAGGCCGTTTGCCGTGGTTGTGTCAACTACGAGGGCGCCGATCGCATCGAGGTCGTGCTGGATGCAGCTCGTCAAATGAAGCGCCTGCATCCGAGCAGCAAGCGGGCGCATGAGAATGGCGAAGTTGTggtgttgcaacaacagttgaATGCCACACTGCGCGGCCTGCCCAGCTCGGCcagcgccggcagcagcagcagcgccggcgGAGCTTCAAATTCGGCCAGCGGACAGGCACCGTTATCATTGTCACATCATCATGCAGCCGCTGTGGCAGCCGCTTATCAGCTGCCACGCATTGgaccgccgccaccaccgcagcagcagcagcaacaacagcagcagcaacagaacgCCGGCGGAGGCGGTGCCAGTCTAATGGATTTTCCCGTTAAGCTGGAGACGCCACCGGATGTGCGACCCGTGCGCATTGCTCACATGGCGCCACACCATATGCCGCCCTCGGCTGCGCAACGTTCGAGCTCCAACAACGTTACACAGCCGCcgggcagcggcggcggcggtggcggttCAACGCTGCTGCCCGCGCTCTCTGTCAATTTGAAGCGTCCGCCACCGGAGGACATTGATGTCGATCCACAGCAGCCGCATGGTCCGCCAcatggcgttggcgttggtgTTAGCGTTGCCGAGCTCTCtgccggcagcagcggcggcaacaatgGACCCTCCAACGTTAAGCGCAGCGCCTTGGATGATCCCAACGGTGTGCGTCCGCCGCTAACACGCGGCGAATCCCTTCCAGCCGCAGTCAGCTATGTGCCCGAGCGCCAGCTCAGTCTGCGCGAGAAGCAGCAGCCGGTGCGGGCGCCCAGCTTTGATGCAGCCACCTTTAAGGCGGGCG aaCACTTGTCGCCTGCTAGTCGACGCAATGGATCCAGTCCGCCATCAGGACAGCTGCCACCACGCAGTGTACACTCACCAAACAGTTCGG GTTCCTCTTCAGGACGACGCTCGTCGGGATCGCGTCATGTGTCCAGCACCACTGTGACAAGCAGCGAAGTTGGcggatcagcagcagcagccgccgcagcagcgggCTTGGGCGCTGGCAGCGGCGCTAGCGGTGGCGCTAACAATTCACAGCTAAGCAGCGCTCCGGCTGCAGCCGGCAATGGTAGCAGCGGTGCTGGCGGTTCTTTACCACCAAATCCCAATTCATTAGCTTCCGACGGAGGCAGCGCTGGCGGCGCTGGCGGGCCCAGTGGCAGCAATGGTAGCGGCACTGTTGGCTCCGGTCCGGGCAGCAGTGGCAGTCAAGGCACACCTGGCAGCGGTGGAGGTGGCGGCGCCAGCGGTGGTGCTGGCCTAAGTGGTGCTCccggcagcagcgcagcgcctaattcagcagcggcagcagctgctgcagcagcgcaaaatgcGACGCTCAAGTGTACACTGTGCCAGGAGCGTCTCGAGGATACGCACTTTGTGCAATGCCCGTCGGTTAATATACACAAATTTTGCTTCCCCTGCAGTCGCGAGAGCATCAAGCGTCAAAAC GGCTTGGGCAATGAGGTGTATTGTCCCAGTGGTGAGCGTTGTCCATTGGCAAATTCCACCATACCGTGGGCGTTTATGCAAGGTGAAATCACCACTATATTAGGCGAGGAGGTCAAGGTGAAGAAGGAGCGCGAGTCTTAA
- the LOC108605135 gene encoding LIM domain kinase 1 isoform X1, with product MQQPRETAAALPPNCASCLCPLLANGSNKKRHNDEPTPIVMALGQQWHCDCFRCSVCDSHLHSWYFERENLLYCREDYYARFGDACQQCTAVITGPVMVAGEHKFHPECFCCAACGAFIGEGESYALVERSKLYCGQCYGKRLPLDARARARITNAGKPMHSIRLVEIPKDATPGLRVDGGALDDGCPTVRITDLICKFYGRIGSFAFSLLTTVADRCCFSYRIDVNLTQLQIGDRILEVNGTPVSNSSVEQIDKLIRSNEKMLQLTVEHDPVQVCRSCSQADIQRACSASTLVLPLSTSASSVEVGRQHQQQQQQPKSTAAPASVTPATVVTPILKEKERCSSLSKLLDEQHAATHPQLYDLARTQSCRVVQKPQRIFRASDLVMGEKLGEGFFGKVYKVTHRLTGELMVLKELHRADEEAQRNFIKEVAVLRLLDHRHVLKFIGVLYKDKKLHMVTEYVAGGCLKELIHNPRQSLSWRQRLCLARDIACGMSYLHSMNIIHRDLNSMNCLLREDRSVIVADFGLARSVDAPRLPGTSAGAGAGAMDSLSPAGSLRRSKSRQRRQRYTVVGNPYWMAPEMMRGLKYDEKVDVFSFGIMLCEIIGRVEADPDYMPRNSDFSLNEQEFREKYCSTCPEPFLKLAFVCCELNPDLRPCFEVLYCWLEQLQQHLEAPPAKLLHEIDNFQDSYASSEDALSPTTQRSLDNLTLMATPAATPAASPAQEEKENMAAPEEQQQQLLQDIPKSPHLGKDFSPSGERLRDSMRARRRQRLGRGLSSDNASTERALKQALKKCRPFGEKGYLVDLRPGAELQLQDVRDLNSYSDVDSSCDTSLNYHEVNATPTPDATPTPPPPAPAPPEAEAEAACSSTHREAFDHMRERLQQCRSKFEHLQQANQRNFNASQHSMRSFFKTPPVALKMFQRLEHEAALRINQTPIFERRQLPATPIKHAESLEHLNKAAAPAKRSKALQPLTTAAPTTVAPAAAAVTTTATTATVAAAAPAADYLPKKHKLTLPLPSASQQQRQYNSSSKTKAQKAAMVAANSNNSCVSPTRQRPSSPSKHLAQRHTAATAQRQHVNAPAAAARSTRLNILSPEKVHRLSARLSDQKQKLRDDAAAALSASSNGHARNGGVAVSSTPGNAATERRSNRRAAPPPPPPVRTHFNTRC from the exons atgcagcaGCCAAGGGAaacagcggcagcgctgccgcccAACTGCGCCAGCTGCCTCTGCCCGCTGCTGgccaacggcagcaacaagaaaaggCACAACGATGAACCCACACCCATTGTGATGGCATTGGGTCAACAATGGCACTGCGATTGCTTTCGCTGCTCCGTTTGTGACTCCCATCTGCACAGTTGGTACTTTGAGCGCGAGAATCTGCTGTATTGCCGTGAGGATTACTATGCGCGCTTTGGCGACGCTTGTCAGCAGTGCACAGCGGTCATAACGGGCCCGGTGATGGTTGCCGGCGAGCATAAGTTTCATCCGGAGTGTTTCTGCTGCGCCGCCTGTGGCGCGTTTATTGGCGAAGGTGAATCCTACGCGCTGGTCGAACGCTCCAAATTGTACTGCGGTCAGTGCTATGGCAAACGTTTGCCGCTGGACGCGCGTGCGCGTGCGCGTATCACAAATGCCGGCAAGCCGATGCACTCCATACGTTTGGTGGAAATACCCAAGGACGCAACGCCGGGACTGCGTGTCGATGGGGGTGCCCTTGATGATGGTTGTCCCACGGTGCGGATAACCGA cttaatttgtaaattttatggtCGCATTGGCTCCTTCGCCTTCTCATTGCTAACCACTGTGGCGGatcgttgttgttttagttataG AATTGATGTAAATCTAACGCAGCTACAAATTGGCGATCGCATCTTGGAGGTGAATGGCACGCCCGTGAGCAATTCCTCGGTGGAGCAAATCGATAAACTGATACGCAGCAATGagaaaatgttgcagctgacTGTGGAGCACGATCCGGTGCAGGTATGCCGCAGTTGCAGTCAAGCCGACATACAACGCGCCTGCTCCGCTTCCACCTTGGTGCTGCCCCTCAGCACATCCGCCTCCAGCGTAGAAGTGGGCAgacagcaccagcagcagcagcagcagccgaagtcaacagcagcgccagcgtcagTGACGCCGGCAACGGTGGTGACGCCCATACTGAAGGAAAAGGAACGCTGCAGCAGCCTGTCCAAGCTGCTGGATGAACAGCATGCAGCAACGCATCCGCAGCTCTACGATCTGGCGCGCACCCAGAGCTGTCGTGTGGTACAAAAGCCGCAGCGCATCTTTCGTGCCAGCGACCTGGTGATGGGCGAAAAGCTGGGCGAAGGCTTCTTCGGCAAAGTGTACAAGGTAACGCATCGGCTGACGGGCGAGCTAATGGTGCTCAAGGAGCTGCATCGCGCCGATGAGGAGGCGCAACGAAATTTCATTAAGGAGGTGGCTGTGCTGCGTCTGCTGGATCATCGTCATGTGCTCAAATTCATAGGCGTGCTCTATAAGGATAAGAAGCTGCATATGGTGACCGAATATGTGGCCGGCGGTTGCCTCAAGGAGCTGATACACAATCCGCGTCAAAGTCTCAGCTGGCGCCAGCGCTTGTGCCTGGCCAGGGACATTGCCTGCGGCATGAGCTATTTGCATTCCATGAATATAATACATCGCGATCTCAATTCGATGAACTGTTTGCTGCGCGAGGATCGTTCGGTCATTGTGGCGGACTTTGGTCTGGCGCGCAGCGTCGATGCGCCGCGTCTTCCAGGCACCAGTGCTGGTGCCGGTGCCGGTGCCATGGACAGTTTATCGCCGGCGGGCAGCTTGCGGCGCAGCAAGAGTCGGCAGCGCCGTCAGCGTTACACAGTTGTGGGCAATCCCTATTGGATGGCGCCGGAAATGATGCGCGGTCTCAAATATGATGAAAAGGTCGATGTCTTCTCGTTTGGCATTATGCTGTGCGAGATTATTGGACGCGTCGAAGCCGATCCGGACTATATGCCGCGCAACTCGGACTTTAGTCTGAATGAGCAGGAGTTTCGTGAAAAATATTGCTCCACATGTCCGGAGCCGTTTCTGAAGCTCGCCTTTGTCTGCTGCGAACTCAATCCGGATCTGCGTCCCTGCTTTGAGGTGCTCTACTGCtggctggagcagctgcagcagcacttggAAGCGCCGccagcaaagctgctgcatgAAATCGACAACTTTCAGGACAGTTATGCCAGCTCCGAGGATGCGCTGTCGCCCACAACGCAACGCAGTCTGGATAATCTGACGCTGATGGCAACGCCAGCGGCTACGCCGGCAGCGTCGCCGGCGCAGGAGGAAAAGGAAAACATGGCAGCGCcggaagagcagcagcagcagctgctgcag GACATACCCAAGTCACCACATCTGGGCAAGGACTTTTCGCCCAGTGGCGAACGCTTGCGCGACAGCATGCGCGCGCGTCGCCGCCAGCGTCTTGGGCGTGGCTTGAGCAGCGACAATGCGTCGACGGAGCGTGCGCTGAAGCAGGCGCTAAAGAAATGCCGACCCTTTGGCGAGAAGGGCTATCTGGTGGATTTGCGTCCAGgcgctgagctgcagctgcaggatGTGCGTGATCTCAACAGCTACTCGGATGTCGACTCCAGCTGCGATACCAGTCTCAATTATCATGAAGTGAACGCAACGCCCACACCAGATgcaacgccaacgccgccgccgccagcgccagcaccacCAGAGGCCGAAGCCGAAGCCGCCTGCAGCTCAACGCATCGCGAGGCCTTTGATCATATGCGTGAGCGTTTGCAGCAATGCCGCAGCAAGTTTGAGCATCTGCAGCAGGCGAATCAGCGCAACTTTAATGCATCGCAGCATTCCATGCGCAGCTTCTTCAAAACACCGCCAGTGGCACTCAAAATGTTTCAGCGTCTGGAGCATGAAGCGGCgctgcgcataaatcaaacgCCCATTTTTGAGCGACGACAGCtgccagccacgcccattaAGCATGCCGAGTCGCTGGAGCAtctaaacaaagcagcagcgccagctaaACGCAGCAAAGCGCTGCAGCcattaacaacagcagcgccaacaacagttgcgcctgcagcagcagcagtaacaacaacagcaacaacagcaacagttgctgctgctgcgcccgcTGCTGATTATTTGCCCAAGAAGCATAAGCTAACATTGCCGCTGCCCAGCGCTagccagcagcaacgccaatacaacagcagcagcaaaacaaaagcacagaAAGCAGCAATGGttgctgccaacagcaacaacagctgcgtTTCGCCCACGCGTCAGCGTCCAAGTTCGCCCAGCAAGCATTTGGCGCAACGTCATACGGCAGCAACTGCGCAGCGACAGCATGTGAATG cgccagcagcagctgcgcgcaGCACACGCCTCAACATCCTCAGTCCGGAGAAAGTGCATCGGCTAAGCGCGCGGCTAAGcgatcaaaagcaaaagctgcgcgACGATGCGGCCGCAGCGctgagcgccagcagcaatggACATGCGCGCAACGGAGGCGTCGCTGTCAGCTCCACGCCTGGCAATGCAGCAACGGAGCGTCGTAGTAATCGTCgagcagcgccgccgccgccgccgccagtgcGCACGCATTTTAATACGCGCTGCTAG
- the LOC108605135 gene encoding LIM domain kinase 1 isoform X2 — MQQPRETAAALPPNCASCLCPLLANGSNKKRHNDEPTPIVMALGQQWHCDCFRCSVCDSHLHSWYFERENLLYCREDYYARFGDACQQCTAVITGPVMVAGEHKFHPECFCCAACGAFIGEGESYALVERSKLYCGQCYGKRLPLDARARARITNAGKPMHSIRLVEIPKDATPGLRVDGGALDDGCPTVRITEIDVNLTQLQIGDRILEVNGTPVSNSSVEQIDKLIRSNEKMLQLTVEHDPVQVCRSCSQADIQRACSASTLVLPLSTSASSVEVGRQHQQQQQQPKSTAAPASVTPATVVTPILKEKERCSSLSKLLDEQHAATHPQLYDLARTQSCRVVQKPQRIFRASDLVMGEKLGEGFFGKVYKVTHRLTGELMVLKELHRADEEAQRNFIKEVAVLRLLDHRHVLKFIGVLYKDKKLHMVTEYVAGGCLKELIHNPRQSLSWRQRLCLARDIACGMSYLHSMNIIHRDLNSMNCLLREDRSVIVADFGLARSVDAPRLPGTSAGAGAGAMDSLSPAGSLRRSKSRQRRQRYTVVGNPYWMAPEMMRGLKYDEKVDVFSFGIMLCEIIGRVEADPDYMPRNSDFSLNEQEFREKYCSTCPEPFLKLAFVCCELNPDLRPCFEVLYCWLEQLQQHLEAPPAKLLHEIDNFQDSYASSEDALSPTTQRSLDNLTLMATPAATPAASPAQEEKENMAAPEEQQQQLLQDIPKSPHLGKDFSPSGERLRDSMRARRRQRLGRGLSSDNASTERALKQALKKCRPFGEKGYLVDLRPGAELQLQDVRDLNSYSDVDSSCDTSLNYHEVNATPTPDATPTPPPPAPAPPEAEAEAACSSTHREAFDHMRERLQQCRSKFEHLQQANQRNFNASQHSMRSFFKTPPVALKMFQRLEHEAALRINQTPIFERRQLPATPIKHAESLEHLNKAAAPAKRSKALQPLTTAAPTTVAPAAAAVTTTATTATVAAAAPAADYLPKKHKLTLPLPSASQQQRQYNSSSKTKAQKAAMVAANSNNSCVSPTRQRPSSPSKHLAQRHTAATAQRQHVNAPAAAARSTRLNILSPEKVHRLSARLSDQKQKLRDDAAAALSASSNGHARNGGVAVSSTPGNAATERRSNRRAAPPPPPPVRTHFNTRC, encoded by the exons atgcagcaGCCAAGGGAaacagcggcagcgctgccgcccAACTGCGCCAGCTGCCTCTGCCCGCTGCTGgccaacggcagcaacaagaaaaggCACAACGATGAACCCACACCCATTGTGATGGCATTGGGTCAACAATGGCACTGCGATTGCTTTCGCTGCTCCGTTTGTGACTCCCATCTGCACAGTTGGTACTTTGAGCGCGAGAATCTGCTGTATTGCCGTGAGGATTACTATGCGCGCTTTGGCGACGCTTGTCAGCAGTGCACAGCGGTCATAACGGGCCCGGTGATGGTTGCCGGCGAGCATAAGTTTCATCCGGAGTGTTTCTGCTGCGCCGCCTGTGGCGCGTTTATTGGCGAAGGTGAATCCTACGCGCTGGTCGAACGCTCCAAATTGTACTGCGGTCAGTGCTATGGCAAACGTTTGCCGCTGGACGCGCGTGCGCGTGCGCGTATCACAAATGCCGGCAAGCCGATGCACTCCATACGTTTGGTGGAAATACCCAAGGACGCAACGCCGGGACTGCGTGTCGATGGGGGTGCCCTTGATGATGGTTGTCCCACGGTGCGGATAACCGA AATTGATGTAAATCTAACGCAGCTACAAATTGGCGATCGCATCTTGGAGGTGAATGGCACGCCCGTGAGCAATTCCTCGGTGGAGCAAATCGATAAACTGATACGCAGCAATGagaaaatgttgcagctgacTGTGGAGCACGATCCGGTGCAGGTATGCCGCAGTTGCAGTCAAGCCGACATACAACGCGCCTGCTCCGCTTCCACCTTGGTGCTGCCCCTCAGCACATCCGCCTCCAGCGTAGAAGTGGGCAgacagcaccagcagcagcagcagcagccgaagtcaacagcagcgccagcgtcagTGACGCCGGCAACGGTGGTGACGCCCATACTGAAGGAAAAGGAACGCTGCAGCAGCCTGTCCAAGCTGCTGGATGAACAGCATGCAGCAACGCATCCGCAGCTCTACGATCTGGCGCGCACCCAGAGCTGTCGTGTGGTACAAAAGCCGCAGCGCATCTTTCGTGCCAGCGACCTGGTGATGGGCGAAAAGCTGGGCGAAGGCTTCTTCGGCAAAGTGTACAAGGTAACGCATCGGCTGACGGGCGAGCTAATGGTGCTCAAGGAGCTGCATCGCGCCGATGAGGAGGCGCAACGAAATTTCATTAAGGAGGTGGCTGTGCTGCGTCTGCTGGATCATCGTCATGTGCTCAAATTCATAGGCGTGCTCTATAAGGATAAGAAGCTGCATATGGTGACCGAATATGTGGCCGGCGGTTGCCTCAAGGAGCTGATACACAATCCGCGTCAAAGTCTCAGCTGGCGCCAGCGCTTGTGCCTGGCCAGGGACATTGCCTGCGGCATGAGCTATTTGCATTCCATGAATATAATACATCGCGATCTCAATTCGATGAACTGTTTGCTGCGCGAGGATCGTTCGGTCATTGTGGCGGACTTTGGTCTGGCGCGCAGCGTCGATGCGCCGCGTCTTCCAGGCACCAGTGCTGGTGCCGGTGCCGGTGCCATGGACAGTTTATCGCCGGCGGGCAGCTTGCGGCGCAGCAAGAGTCGGCAGCGCCGTCAGCGTTACACAGTTGTGGGCAATCCCTATTGGATGGCGCCGGAAATGATGCGCGGTCTCAAATATGATGAAAAGGTCGATGTCTTCTCGTTTGGCATTATGCTGTGCGAGATTATTGGACGCGTCGAAGCCGATCCGGACTATATGCCGCGCAACTCGGACTTTAGTCTGAATGAGCAGGAGTTTCGTGAAAAATATTGCTCCACATGTCCGGAGCCGTTTCTGAAGCTCGCCTTTGTCTGCTGCGAACTCAATCCGGATCTGCGTCCCTGCTTTGAGGTGCTCTACTGCtggctggagcagctgcagcagcacttggAAGCGCCGccagcaaagctgctgcatgAAATCGACAACTTTCAGGACAGTTATGCCAGCTCCGAGGATGCGCTGTCGCCCACAACGCAACGCAGTCTGGATAATCTGACGCTGATGGCAACGCCAGCGGCTACGCCGGCAGCGTCGCCGGCGCAGGAGGAAAAGGAAAACATGGCAGCGCcggaagagcagcagcagcagctgctgcag GACATACCCAAGTCACCACATCTGGGCAAGGACTTTTCGCCCAGTGGCGAACGCTTGCGCGACAGCATGCGCGCGCGTCGCCGCCAGCGTCTTGGGCGTGGCTTGAGCAGCGACAATGCGTCGACGGAGCGTGCGCTGAAGCAGGCGCTAAAGAAATGCCGACCCTTTGGCGAGAAGGGCTATCTGGTGGATTTGCGTCCAGgcgctgagctgcagctgcaggatGTGCGTGATCTCAACAGCTACTCGGATGTCGACTCCAGCTGCGATACCAGTCTCAATTATCATGAAGTGAACGCAACGCCCACACCAGATgcaacgccaacgccgccgccgccagcgccagcaccacCAGAGGCCGAAGCCGAAGCCGCCTGCAGCTCAACGCATCGCGAGGCCTTTGATCATATGCGTGAGCGTTTGCAGCAATGCCGCAGCAAGTTTGAGCATCTGCAGCAGGCGAATCAGCGCAACTTTAATGCATCGCAGCATTCCATGCGCAGCTTCTTCAAAACACCGCCAGTGGCACTCAAAATGTTTCAGCGTCTGGAGCATGAAGCGGCgctgcgcataaatcaaacgCCCATTTTTGAGCGACGACAGCtgccagccacgcccattaAGCATGCCGAGTCGCTGGAGCAtctaaacaaagcagcagcgccagctaaACGCAGCAAAGCGCTGCAGCcattaacaacagcagcgccaacaacagttgcgcctgcagcagcagcagtaacaacaacagcaacaacagcaacagttgctgctgctgcgcccgcTGCTGATTATTTGCCCAAGAAGCATAAGCTAACATTGCCGCTGCCCAGCGCTagccagcagcaacgccaatacaacagcagcagcaaaacaaaagcacagaAAGCAGCAATGGttgctgccaacagcaacaacagctgcgtTTCGCCCACGCGTCAGCGTCCAAGTTCGCCCAGCAAGCATTTGGCGCAACGTCATACGGCAGCAACTGCGCAGCGACAGCATGTGAATG cgccagcagcagctgcgcgcaGCACACGCCTCAACATCCTCAGTCCGGAGAAAGTGCATCGGCTAAGCGCGCGGCTAAGcgatcaaaagcaaaagctgcgcgACGATGCGGCCGCAGCGctgagcgccagcagcaatggACATGCGCGCAACGGAGGCGTCGCTGTCAGCTCCACGCCTGGCAATGCAGCAACGGAGCGTCGTAGTAATCGTCgagcagcgccgccgccgccgccgccagtgcGCACGCATTTTAATACGCGCTGCTAG
- the LOC108605143 gene encoding mitochondrial potassium channel ATP-binding subunit: MLRLLLSNCTTRSELPLSRNLLQQLPKVRLQNAQRLLRQQATQARPQPPITNRVALRCGGLTLGLGMGMGVAWRKWTAHCEGNRLAGVVQQTLEEVEAAAEQPQFDWRRLWAYLEPHLWELIGAICAALVVAFINIRIPNLLGELVNTLARYANTYVKDPINNNFVKDVSKPASNLLSLYMLQSGFTFVYIYLLSRIGEQMAARMRQDLFKQLVLQDIEFYDEHRTGELVNRLTADVQDFKTSFKQFIAHGLRSGAQLIGGSISLFMISPHMAAIALASVPCVVMFMSYLGRKLRTLSKRSQAQSERATGVCEEALSNIRTVRSSACEYREMQLFESETNEAARLAQELGYGIAVFQGLTNFFLNTLILSTLFMGGHLMSMESLTPGALMAFLVASQGVQRSLAQGSVLLGTMIRGMTAGTRIFEYLALQPKVELLRGYIIPQERLHGELRFEHVSFAYPMRPDQLVLKDFSLTLHPGQTVALVGASGSGKSTIAALLERFYEPSSGHIKLDGYKLADISPYWLRANVLGFIEQQPVLFGTSILENVRYGKPDATPEDVYAASKLAQSHEFVEALPEGYQTHVGERGTQLSGGQRQRIAIARALVKNPRVLILDEATSALDATSESEVQKALDTAVQNRTTLVIAHRLSTIRNADLIVVLDQGCIVESGKHDELMAKRGLYYDLVRQQERRELQDQVQAVEKATATATANDHLPQG; the protein is encoded by the exons ATGCTGCGCCTGCTACTCTCCAACTGCACAACACGCAGCGAACTGCCACTAAG TCGCaacttgctgcagcagctgcctaaAGTACGACTGCAGAATGCGCAGCGCTTGTTGCGCCAACAGGCGACACAGGCGCGCCCACAGCCGCCAATCACGAATCGAGTAGCATTACGCTGTGGTGGACTGACCTTGGGcttgggcatgggcatgggtgTGGCATGGCGTAAATGGACAGCACACTGTGAGGGAAATCGACTGGCTGGCGTGGTGCAGCAGACATTGGAGGAAGTGGAGGCGGCAGCGGAGCAGCCACAGTTTGACTGGCGACGACTATGGGCATATTTGGAGCCACATCTCTGGGAACTTATAGGCGCGATATGT GCGGCGCTTGTGGTGGCTTTCATTAATATACGCATACCCAATCTGCTCGGGGAGCTGGTCAACACGTTGGCGCGCTACGCCAACACGTATGTGAAGGATCCcataaacaacaactttgTCAAGGATGTGAGCAAGCCTGCTAGCAATTTACTGAGCTTATATATGCTGCAATCCGGATTTacctttgtatatatatatctattaagCCGGATTGGCGAACAAATGGCAGCACGCATGCGACAGGATCTGTTCAAGCAGCTGGTGCTGCAGGATATCGAATTCTATGATGAGCATCGCACGGGCGAGTTGGTGAATCGTCTGACAGCAGATGTGCAGGATTTCAAGACgagctttaaacaatttatagcgCATGGCTTGAGGAGCGGCGCACAACTTATTGGCGGCAGCATATCCTTGTTTATGATATCACCACACATGGCGGCCATTGCCTTGGCCAGCGTGCCCTGCGTGGTCATGTTTATGTCCTATCTAGGACGCAAGCTGCGCACGCTGAGCAAACGTTCCCAAGCACAGTCCGAGCGTGCCACAGGCGTCTGCGAGGAGGCGCTTTCCAACATACGCACGGTGCGCTCCAGCGCATGTGAATATCGTGAGATGCAATTGTTTGAAAGCGAAACCAATGAGGCTGCTCGTCTGGCACAGGAGCTCGGCTATGGTATTGCTGTCTTCCAGGGCTTAACAAACTTTTTCCTCAACACTTTAATACTTTCGACACTGTTTATGGGCGGTCATCTGATGTCCATGGAGAGTCTAACGCCTGGTGCCTTAATGGCCTTTCTGGTCGCCTCCCAAGGTGTGCAGCGTTCCCTGGCGCAGGGATCCGTGCTGCTGGGCACGATGATTCGCGGCATGACAGCCGGCACACGCATCTTTGAGTACCTGGCGCTGCAGCCCAAGGTGGAGCTACTGCGTGGCTATATTATACCTCAGGAACGTCTGCACGGTGAGCTGCGTTTCGAGCATGTCAGCTTTGCCTATCCCATGCGTCCAGATCAg ctaGTGCTAAAGGACTTTAGCCTAACGCTGCATCCAGGACAAACCGTAGCCTTGGTAGGCGCTAGCGGCTCCGGCAAATCCACCATTGCCGCACTTTTGGAGCGTTTCTATGAGCCCAGCTCGGGTCATATCAAACTGGACGGCTATAAGCTAGCGGATATATCGCCCTATTGGCTGCGTGCCAATGTTTTGGGTTTCATAGAGCAACAGCCCGTGCTCTTTGGCACTAGCATATTGGAAAATGTGCGCTATGGCAAACCAGATGCTACGCCGGAAGATGTCTATGCTGCCTCAAAGCTGGCGCAATCGCATGAATTTGTGGAGGCGCTGCCCGAGGGCTATCAAACGCATGTGGGTGAGCGTGGCACACAACTAAGCGGTGGACAGCGTCAACGCATTGCCATAGCACGTGCACTAGTCAAGAACCCCAGAGTTCTCATCCTAGATGAAGCTACCAGTGCGCTGGATGCCACCAGCGAGTCGGAGGTGCAAAAAGCTCTGGATACGGCGGTGCAAAATCGCACTACATTGGTTATAGCACACCGACTCTCCACCATACGCAATGCAGATTTGATTGTAGTCCTAGATCAGGGCTGTATTGTCGAG TCCGGTAAACATGATGAGCTTATGGCTAAGCGTGGTCTGTATTATGATTTAGTGCGTCAGCAGGAGCGTCGTGAGCTTCAGGACCAAGTTCAGGCTGTGGAaaaggcaactgcaactgccactgccaacGATCATTTGCCACAAGGCTAA